The genomic DNA CTGGTTATGATCTGTATCAGACAGTCTAGGTGCCCTGTAACACGGCattataaagcaaaaaagaaagcatgtAGTAGTCTGTACTTTGCCTggcacagtatttttatttacatgGATATGCATCGTCCTAGTTCCTGCTTTGACCAAAGTGAACTCTTTTGAAGATGAGGGGATTGTCCTGAACGTTGAGGAAAAcgaagaacagaagaaagaaataaaaaaagaaagtggagtAGAACaccaagaaaaggaggagggaaagcgAACAGAACAGTTTAATGAACCATCTACTAGCTCTGGGCCTTCATGTCCAGAGGTAAAatgtgctttcttttctgttgtatgCATCATCCTGTTGATAGGGAAACTAAAGCCCACCTCTTTCTGTGTAGGTTCAGGTAAATGGTTTCTGTCTATTTCCATGCtcgttttctgtatttttgttactGAGATGCTAAAATCTGTGTTCTCTGTGGAGCATGGAATAGGCTATGGAACGTGCTTGGAAATGTGGGTGATTTACTTGCAAGTAAAGAGTCAGCCCTGTACTTGTCAGCTGTTCTGCCTTCACACTGAAATAACTCCTGAGTTTGTTCTAGTACAGTGGTATTATGCACTGTGGCTGCATTTGCATGATAGTCCGGCTCTCTCTATATATTCTATAGAAATAAATGTCtgagacaacaaaaaaaaaacttgcctaaGGAAAATGACATGCTGCTAGAACTGAATGCATTTGAAGTGAAGTTAGAGTACTGAGCACTCTCATTTTAATTCAGATAGTTACTAAGAGTGAAGAACCAGTCTGCAAGCTGAAAGAACTCCAAAGCAagaaatttttaagaaaagatacTGCCACCTTTTGGCCATCAAACTGGAGAAGCAAGTTATGCACGTGTGAAGACTGTTTGGTATGTATGCTCTCTTCATTGTAAACGTAGAAGTGGGGGAGGCAAAGAGGGGTTCCTTGAAGAGAAGCTTGCAGataaaaatctgtgaaaacatTCTTACTGTGCATGTAGACACACCTAATTTAACATTCACTAGACCTAGAGAAACAAACAGGATCTTTTGGAATTAATAACAGCATGAAGGAGCTTCTAAacttttgtgttttcttgctACTTAGAGCTAACATCTTCGTGGAAGTCTCCATGAGACATGGTTGAAATACTCGTTGATACAAAATTTACATTATGATTCGCAATACTTCATGTGAAAAGGGGCTGGGGTGCACTTCTGTGCCTGAAGAATTTTGTAATCTAAAATTAAGTTTTACTTTATTCTCCAGAAAATGTATTTGGAGCTTGAAGTCCAGTTCCTGACAGATGAATGTGACACTGTCTTGGCCTATGAAAATAAAGGTACCAGTGACCAAGAAACCGACAGGAGAGATCCTTTAATGGACACACTTAACAGCATGAACAGAGTCCAGCAAGTAGAACTCATCTGTGGTAAATATAACTTCAATTTTAGAATCTGCCTTAGAATTTGAATGAACAGTTTACTGTATAAAGACTATATcatgtatatacatgtattaCAGGGTCTTTATTATATAACATAACCATATAATGCCATATCAGGTATTACAGTATTATAATTATTTGGCATCCAACTATTTTTAAAGTAACATGTAGAAGACTGTATGACACAGATTACCAACTTCAAATAGTATTGCCGTAGAGAAGTCTGTCCTCTCTGGCCTGTTGCTATTaactttaacttaaaaaaaaagcagacgaTGTAGAAATCTTCTCTCTTATTTAACATCTTAGATAGTATATTAATAGTTATTCCTTGTAAGGtgaatatttaaatgttaatttacatTCCTGACTTCTGGCCCATTTCTTACCTCGTTCTGTTGTTTTGGCAATCTCATCTTGCTTTGGGAGTGGCAGCCCACATGAAGCTGGggtgttttttcttgtttctattaTTAAAATGCCTCAAGACTGTCCTGTCAATAAGTGGAACAGCGTTCCCCTATTTTGAATAGGAGGTTTGCATTCTGGTGAGAACACTTGCCACAGTCATGAGTTAACAAGCTAGGACTTCCCACCACCCACCCGTGCTTTTGCAGTTAgaatttgggggaggagggagtcCTTTAATTGTGTTATTCTCTGGACTTCTATATATTTCTCTGACACTCAGCTGAATGGATATTCAGACTGCATAAGCTAGTCAGGTAACTGCATTAGGGTCCTCAAGTTTATAAATCAAATAAACATGCAAGAATGAGTAATCTGAGACAAATCTAGATTTGAACTAAGTCAATCTAACCAGTGATGAGGAAAGAGAACAAGCCTTCACCTTAAGCAGGTGTTAAACTAaagctgtgtcttttttttttcccccctgccccttcccgTGCCTTCACTTCCCTATGCAGAATACAATGATTTAAAGACCGAACTGACTGACTATCTCAGGAGATTTGCAGATGAGGGAACGGTAAGGTGCAACTTGCAGAATTTGTTTGGTCGCTAGAAAGTGTGTTTCAAAGTATTGCTGGGACATGTTGaatacaatattttttcctcctcagagttGTTAGTACTCAAAAATGGGATACTTCTGATTCTGTTGAGatttgaaaactatttctgttGGAAAAATTGTTGAGAGATAACAGGAATGCCACAGAAACGTGCCGAGAGCAGTTTTTAAATTCAAGTGAAACATTTGTTGCTCTGGgctactttcaggaaaaaaaaaaatcttcatgcttGTTCTTAGGCTGAATTTAAACCTTCAGAAGAACAAAGACTGACTAAATAGTGGCGCATGCTCTTTTCAGTTGTTTTACTCAAGAAATGAGTATGCCATTGTTAACGTGTAGATTTTATTTGTAAGCCACAGATTTGCCAAAATGCTATTCATTCCTAGTTACATTCTAACGTATCTGAAATGTTGTGAACTCTTGCTTTGTGATAGTTATTCTGGTCATAAAAAGTAGCAGCTGAACACATTAAAATCATCAGAAGCACTGCTCCATACACTTGTTCTGTCCTTGGGTAGCTCATTTCCATATTTATGTTCTCTTTTAGTGGAATTTGGGTATTGATCACTTCCTTTGGGTAGGACAGGAGAGCTGTTGGCCTAGCTCTATCAAAGAGATTTCAGgatatttgtttttatatgctTTGTAAATGTGGGTAATATGTGACAAAAGTACTGTTTTAACTTAATTAACTGTTTCCTATTATTTCCATTAGGTTGTTAAAAGAGAAGACATTCAGCACTTCTTTGAAGAATTTCAGTCACGAAAAAGACGACGGACTAATAGGATGCAGTATTACTGTAGTTAGATTGAGAGGTTTTGAGGCTGAAAGGACAACTGGGAAAACAATATATCCATtgacaaacaaaagcagcatcGTTAATAGTTGGCTTTTCCTCAACATCCTGCTGTCCAAGAAACTGCCTCcaactttttccttattttgtttcctatttcCTTTATTTGTAGTGCACATCAATGTGTTCTGAACAGGTACATTGCATAGTGATTCATTTATATGGATTTCAATCTTGATCTACTTTGTGTTTTTTTGAAAGTTGGCCTCGATTCAAAAGGGGAGGATTGCTTGTTAAAAGAACTTTGTGCCACTGTTTATTCCTTTTAGCCTTTGACCTATTTTACTTGTAGTGCCTATAGCTGTACACCATACTGAAACATGGGAGTGGTCTGCCCAACCTGGTTTCTATACAACGTAGGAAACTTGCACTTCGTGCGTGTTGCAAACTGGGGTGTGTTGCTTTCCTGCTCTAAATGGTTCTGTATCATCTCTTCTGGTTGTAGCGATTCTAGCATACAGCCCCCCTCCCACAGTGGGTTTTCATTTATTACACACAGGGAGGCAAGATTCTGCAAGAGGGAAAGGAGGCATGTGTTATGGCCATCGGTTTTAATACCGTTGAATCAAACGGCATTCTAAAACTTGGGTCATACCACGTGAGCTAAAGGGCACTGTACCTTCACATGCTAACTTTATATATTGTGGAAGCATTCCTTAAGCATGTGAAAAACCAGAAATCATGGGTTGGTCTTGATGCAGCAGAatgttgtatcttttttttttattcaaaaactgTTTCTAGAGATTGTACAGTGATGATCTACATGCAAAAATTTGTCCCATGAACTTTATCCTCTCACTAGATTGTGAACAGTATCTAGTAGGAGGTACTAAGTTACAAATTAAGTATTGGGGGTTTTGTTAAAGGAATTTTAATATGCTTTGGTTTTAAAAACTAGCCTAGTTTAAATTGTTCTGTTTCATAAACGTTCCTAAAATGTTGCAGCATCCTGGCATTTTGCTACAGTATAAAGTATGCTATCTTTTTATAATCACTGTGATAATTAAGGCGTACAAGATGTTTCATTGACTTAAGAAGAAGCCACAGTTAACTAAAACTAAACATCGCATTTCCATAAGTCATTTTGAGCTTAATGTCATTTTTAGTTTCTCTTTATCCACAAAACCCAAAACATCCTTTAAGAAGGTTCTAATATTTAACTCTCTTTATTTAGTTCGAGGATTTGCTTACCGTGAGGTAACATTCTGCTCCCATATTAAGAtttcttagaagaaaatttaACTTTCATCATTCTCTGTTAATTCATTTTGACCACCTTATTTACAAAAGCCAGTTCTAGCACAAAGATTggttaatttgtttgttttatgcaaaTATGACTAGTTGCTTTTAAATCTAACTCTGGGTATTGTACGTGCTTTTTCTGTAGCAACTGTTACGGGAGTTGTAACTGCATTTCTAAAATACctaaaaattaaataactgtTCAATCTCCACTGTCTCTTATTGGAATTGCTGCTATGCCATGTTTTCACTGATATCCAGCTCAGTGTATTGAAACGTGATGGTTACCTGTTTAGCCATACGACCAAGATGCATGTAAGAGTGAGTCAACCACTGTCGGGGCAAGTCAAGCCTTTCATCGATCTTTGCTTCCAGTCTTGACCCACTTGACTCTGGGCAGATGTGGAACAAGGTGCGTAGTCCCATCGCTGCTGGCATCTCACCCAGGAGCGTGgtttgagcaggaaaaaaaagcagaacaacagGATTATGTTTCTATTGTCTTGCAGTTCTCAGCATTTAATAGGCTAATGTACAGAAAAAGCTAGTCTGACCACAGGGTGCACAGAGGTAGCCACAGTTGGGGGGTTATTTCCAGCTCTGAATTCAAACCATCCTGAACTGAAACACTTAAGTTTTaggaggtggtgtttttttgtttttttttttttttaagtttttgttctCCCTCAAGtacttacaaaacaaaacaacaaactaaGGTCAAAGGGAGAATATAAGTAGTCTGCACAGGTTCTAGTCAGCTATGGTTCATCTTTCCATTGAACTAGAAAGTGGAGATCCTGTCTGCTAACTTCTATACAAGTTTCACATTACAGTAGCAGTGCTTAAACTTCATCTAAAATGCATACTAAAACTGGTCTGACAAGTTTTCCTGAACTCCTTTCCTCAAAATCCTTACTCAAACAGAACTATCAGTTGGCTCTATGTAGAATACATACCATCTTTCTTTGGGACGTATAAACTGGCACAAGCTACTCCATATTGCCTTCCAGTATAGAATAAGTCATTCTTGTGACTTATTCTATACAGCATGTTGTCCTCAGGACAGCTGCTGGGTAAAAGATCATGTGCTTCTGTGAACATTTCCCCTGACCAACTCAACCACCACCTCTGAAACACAGGTGATCTGGGAGCAGTGCTGCTCAACAGGCCAAGACAGCACTCAAAATCAGGTTACCTGTAGTTCTTGGAAACACATTCTCCTTACTAGTATTTCCCAATCCCCCATCACCACAGTCCAACAGGAATAGGACATTCAGTTATTTTGTCATACAAAAAAGAGTTACTGCAAGCAGTTGCCATCACTGTGTGCTGGGAAGGTTGTGCACTCGGGGTACTGCCTCAGGTCCTGCTGACCCTGTCGCATGTTCAGCACCTGCGGACACTCTGTGCCATGCAGTGACAGCACAGTCCAAGCTATTGATGCATTAATAACTGCTTCCTACAGAACTGGCAGatgcaggaaatattttaaactaaagcTGTGATTTCCACAAGAATTAGTTCCTGTGGCCACAATTCACTCCATAGGCTGTTCTTTCTTGGCATCAGCCTGTACTAAAGTAATGGAGCATCGTTTACCTGAAGTGATCAGCAAGTACTTGGACATAGCACCTAACCACCTACCTTTCAAACCTTCATGCAGTTACGCTTTCTTCCCAGAGGCTCTCCCCTAGGTGAGCAGGGATCTTATCTTCTCTGACATTAAGATGGAAGTAtgccactgaaaaacaaaaaacctgtaacaaaatgaaagtattaaaACTTATCCGCTGAAAAGCAGGAATGAGGATAAACCCATAAGCTCATACTGcactcttcccttctttccccctccccacaatTTAAGCCAGGAGATAACCCAAAGTATTCTGCTGTTGTACATCAAAGCGAGTATTCAAGATTTTCTGCTGCTGGAAGACACATTTCTAAACTTTAGTTACCTGAAGTAGTGAAACAATTTTCTGTGGAAACAGATTTAATGAATATTCAGCTGACATAGGATAACTGCAACTCAAGAAGAGAACGCTGTTTAATGAGTGTCTTTGTCCAGCTGCTCTgctcagaaaaataaacattttctagaTCAAGGGCTAAGTCCTGCTGCCTGGAGTATGAGTAATCCTATTGCTTTTAATAGTGAATAGTCAGTCAGTTAAGCTCCAGACCAAAGAACTCACTAAACAGTATGTACTTCAGTGtagcacttttatttttaataagttgcCTGAACAGTGCCACTAATTATGCCTTACTATTTTTACACTGATGTTCACTGATGTCTTGATGTTCAAAGTATTGCTgcggactttttttccccccagaagaAGTGATAAACCTCATCTTTTTACCCTTACAGGGCACTTTAAAGTTTGAATTAAAATACTCCTTTCCTCTGCACAGAATCAGTCAGACAGAAGGGTTCAGAGTAATCATGACACATCCTGTTCTGCCAATAAGTCAGCACTAATTTAGCAGCCCGCTGATAACAGTTAAATCAAAGAAGTCACACATGCACATTCTATACAAGCCATTTATTTGAAATGCCAACTATACGTAGGATAAAGTCAGTGTTACATGCTTCTCAGCAACAGTAGAAAAATAGAACCAGTGAAAACCTTTTTACAATTGTAATGGTACTCAAAAGAGAAATGTATTGTTTTACAATGCATCACACAAGACTAGAATTCAAGTCTGGAGGTACctaaataaaaatactatttttttttttaaaaaacactatgTACAATTGAAGCGTAAACAAGTTTTACAAAGTACTGGTTATGCAGGTTGTAGAAAAACACTTGCATAGGACATGAAATCAGTTTAAGAAAGTTTTCTGAGCCTTTAGCATTGAAGGCACTTGACTTTATACCAGTAACAGCACGAGgacaagaaacaaaaatgtaacgTTGCAGAAGGCAAGGCTACCTTCTGAAAGTACAAATAGTTACAGAGACTGCAAATATGATTTTACAATTTTATCTCTCAGCTGTTCCCTGCATTCAGCAGAACTCAGCACCACTCCACCATATAAGCTTATAGTCATTAGAAGAAACAGCGGTCCCTCAAACAGCATGTGTACTCTTccaaaacacttggaaaaaagaaacctGTAAGACAAACACATTTGGGACATTCCAAGACCACAACCAAGGCTTACAAGTAAGAAGCGCCAGTCtcttaattttcagaagtgaaactGCTTaagaacagggggaaaaaaaaaaaaaaaaaaaacacaaaccaccACACACGAAACTGCCAACTGCCAGAGAACACAGCAGTTATTAACACACAACTACAGCAACTCTATGGAACAACAGAACATTTCAAAGGAAGAATGTTTTTCCAGGAATTAGGTTATTCATCCATATAttaggggaagagggaggggtaagaaggaggaagaattagAACGTTTCTGCATGGTGCTTACTAATTGAGAGTCTGAATTCTCTTTAATAAAAGATGAAACAGTGATCTTCCTCATCCCAGAAAGCTTAATGTTCATACCTCTAGCATCAAACAAAATACAGTCAGCAATGTTTTTCTCTTGTCAAATTTATAGGAGGAAAAGGAGATATTAATTTCCAGCCTAATCAGAAAGTGCTTCACATAAACAAGGGTCTTCTGCACTGATCAATATCAGTAAATGGAGAACAATAAAGAGCAGTAGGTATAATGGttatttgttttgtgtgttaGAAAGCTGAGACAATACTGTCCCACTGTATCTACTTTTTGGGAGTGAGATGTAAGAACACTAGCTTAATAATTCTATTAAGAAGGATAAAGATGgtctctcccctcacccccatcCAACTAGGTAGGAAATCctattctgaaatataaaaatacaattccATTAATTTGACAAATGTTTCTCTTCCACTTAAAGTCAGCTGCTATCTTTTTCCCAACtcaaaaaaagaactgaaagtgTAGATTGTCCAAGTGGCCTGATTGTCTTATGGCCCCAAGAGgacttgtcttttctttctgcatttatttttaaacactagTTTCCTTTTAATACTGCTCAGCTTCCAAGAACTCAGAAGCAATTATGTATTCTAAAAAGCAGACATATTTCCCCTTCCGCCCTAAAGCATCTCTCACCAGCTTATTTGCAAAGCCACACCATTTCATGATTCCACTCACACTGTAACCTCAAAACTTCTCAGTCTTCATTATCAGCCACACCTCCACAAATTTCAAGCTAAGAGTTACCAACCCCACCTATAGATTTCAGCCCCATCTCTCTCAAGGCACACAGTGCCACACCTAAATATAATGGTAACTAAAAATAGTCTCCTCTGAAAGTAGATCTATcaattttagggaaaaataaattactcAGAATAGTAAGTATTCTCAGGACAGCTATGACTTAAGTGATTCAGCTACTTTAACAGACTAATGATGCAAGCGCAGTGAGTTTCAGTCTTGCAACATGAGTGTTAATTTAATTGTTTCTAGTACACATGAGCTTGAAACCAAAGTGTTTGGTTAGAGTTACACGGTACGACAGCACTGTGCTCAAATTTTCAGAATATGTCCAATGAACCTCAGTCCCTAACCTGCAGTAGCTTTATCCCCTACTGATGTTCTCTTGATTAtctaaaaaaaaggttttacacTGCAGTTCTGAGGAAATAACGTATACTGGTCATGAGGCCAGGACCACTAAGTGTCTTGACtgtggttaaaaaacaaaacaaaggctgatgggggggggggggaacccacaaACATCTCCCCTCACCCACAGAACACTTACATCACCTGTGCAGTTCAGTTAAGTTTCTCCTCCAATCCTATATCATACCTTAAAAGGAGCGCCTGCAGGGCTTTCATAGAAGCAGGAGGCCTGTATCTGTGTATGCAGCAGATATTACAATTTATTGGTTTACAAACCCATATTTTCATCTATCCAGAAGCTACTTGGTAGATCGAAAATTCAGTATTAAGTATTTCAGGAAAACGTGTTGCACGTGTCAGGTCTTGCATATTTTAATGAAAGAGAAGgggtaaaaaaaaccctgccatcAGCTAAAAATGAAAGTAATGCTGCAACAAGATTTCTATTTAAATAGTATTAAGCATTTTGAACTGCAGGAATCAACCCAAATCAACCCTAAAGGAATCCTTAGATCACACCTGGGATTACAGTTTTCAACTTCAGGGAAAGCTCTTCATTACAgaaactgcctttaaaaaaaacccaaacaggcCTTTACCAGTAGTGACTACACTGCAGTGGCATCACCACCACAACTTCGTTACACTTAGAATAGGGAGGAATTGCACAGTAAGCATTAAGAGGGATGCAATGAATATCTGTAACTACTATACCAGCTGTATTGTTTAACTTCAAGTCAAGGAGAGGGAATCAGCCCAAATCACTACCATTCTCTCCATTTCATCCTAATCAATAAGTCTCCTATTTCTGTGCTTTAAGAAAGCAAGGTCAGGGAAATGGAAGTGTAATTTAAGAGTGCTAAAGCTTCACACATTTAATGGTGCTAAAGCAGTTACTCTTCACTTTGATTTTGTTCACAACACAGTTGCAATTATGAAGTCAGCAACATTTCAAATTAGATAAGGAACACTGAATGACATCACTAAGAgtgaagccctttttttttttttaaaaaaatcataggcAAGACAAAGCAAGGCAATGAGCAGTCACCTCAGCACCTCTGTTGGAGAGGCAACTCAATTGGACAGTTATAGCACAGGCAACAGCATAAGATACTATGCCTTATCTTCCTCACACTCTAGGATTTAACATGAATCCTCAGCTCTGGTCTTCACTCACCCTCACATAAAGGTAGCTGGAAGAACAAGTTATTACTATGACTTTTACAGTATTTCTAGATTTATTTCTGCATGGGCAAAATTATTCTAGTCTGGCTAGAATCAATTATCAATTATTCTAGTCTGGCTAGTAAGTGCTTCCTGGTGATCGTGGAATTCTCCCTGGTCACAGCTGAGCCACAAAGCGTACAGAATTAGGTGGTCAGATCCCAGTGAATGTCACTGCAATCTGGACTCCTAAATATCCCTCTTTGCTCTTAAAAGCCAAAATACAATTCTCACGAGTGGGCCTGCTATAAGATCACCTGCCAGGacttttcaaacaaaacattATTAGACCTGATTCTTGCTGTAGTGATACAAACCAAGACATTTGAGATCTGAACAAAAAACCGATCTAActaaaaatatactattttaatgTGCTGTTCTTTGGAAtttctataattaaaaaataaacacattgttACTATCTcataagaaaatacatttcataatgTGCAACCCAATGCACACGGGGAATTGGCAGGTGAGAGGGAAAATGCAAAAGTATGAAAATACAGTCCTTTAAATGCAACAACAAAGTTTAACATATTAGTACAAAACTAATACACTAAAATAGATGTACAGGTGCAAAAGGCTACCAGGTTGTAGAAAAAggtgccagctttttttttttttttttttctccttaaaggcTTAAAATTTgctcaaaaaaaccaaaccaaaaaacagaagtagcattaaaaataaactgatagCATGCTGTCTCTAATAACACAACGTATATACAAGAAGAAATGAGCAAAGCTGAGTTTATCTGCTGGCATGAATGAATTTGTCTGACAAAACTCAGGCCAAAAGTTAAAGAATGGTATGTTTACAACTCTTAGGCACGGAGAAATATTAGAGGTTGCTTTCATAGGGCAGATTTTTTATACAGGAAGTCTGGTTTGCTTGGAGACCTCCTTCCTCTGTTTACTCCATCTTCCCTTTCCAAATCTGCATTTCTCTGTATTCCATGTTCTAATGGCTCATCGTCTGCCAGTCTCCTACCGGGTCTCTCTTCTTGCATTTCAGAGGCATATGCAGAGTGTGAAGGTCTATTAGAGGTTAGGCCATAGGTTAAGTCAGTTTCCATTTTTGTTCTTCCCCTGATGTGAACTGGGCCGTTACCAGCATTTTCCTGGGTAGCCAATGCCAAGTCCAGTCGCTGGGGAGGTTGTTCTAAGACATCGAGGTGTATTGGCTCAGTCTTTTGTCTATGCTGATGCCCTTCTTGGGAGAGCAGGTATTCCCTCCTAGAATCCTCTTGCTTTTTAGGAGATATCTGGGTAGGTAGGTAAGCTGACTTTAAGCCACTTGGTGATGCCTTATTGTGGCTATACAGATCTGGGCCAAAATACATGCCTTGTGAAGGTGAAGGACTGTGTCTGTTAGGTACTGGAGTAGAAGGTCTGCATGCAGCATTAGAGAAGTCATAGAAGTCAGGATATTCCTGCTGATTTTCTCGAGCATCTATTTTCTGCTCTATTGCATGTTTCTTTCGAGAAGTGGGCAAGTGCCTGCTCTGAATACATGAAATGTGCTGTGGTGGACCCGATCCTACCTCTGTGACTGTCTGGCTTAATTCTGTGTCAACAGTGAGTTCTGGCAATCTTCTGTCTTTTAGAGACATTGCTGACACACCCATTGCAATATCTGGCATCAGTTCATTTAGCAGGGGCTGAGTaccctgggaaagaaaaaagaagtgagaCCACGGAAATAAAGCAGAAACCAAACACAAGCCACACGTAGGGTACTTTCTATAATTCAGAATGACATTTTCTTAATCTACCTTTGCCTAGACTAACCTTAGACCACAAGCTCCCTGCGATGCTTAAATGACTGTATTCTCCATCCTCCCCCTTAGTGTTAGCCTAAGGCTTCTTTAATCCTTCAGGAAATGGTTGTGCTACAGTAACAGTTGCttcctaaatatatttaatatgcaGTAAAGTGCATTACAATGTACTGTTAA from Struthio camelus isolate bStrCam1 chromosome 5, bStrCam1.hap1, whole genome shotgun sequence includes the following:
- the UBR7 gene encoding putative E3 ubiquitin-protein ligase UBR7 isoform X1, with translation MEAAAAAEEGAEPGSGGAGGPEEPVVSLAEVLAENEELEKEARAVLGGSDHERCSYSQGAVKRQALYACSTCTPPGEEPAGICLACSYECHGTHKLFELYTKRNFRCDCGNSKFKNLQCKLLPEKGKVNSGNKYNDNFFGLYCTCKRPYPDPEDEIPDEMIQCIVCEDWFHGRHLGAVPPESGDFHEMVCQACMKHCHFLWAYASQLAVPALTKVNSFEDEGIVLNVEENEEQKKEIKKESGVEHQEKEEGKRTEQFNEPSTSSGPSCPEIVTKSEEPVCKLKELQSKKFLRKDTATFWPSNWRSKLCTCEDCLKMYLELEVQFLTDECDTVLAYENKGTSDQETDRRDPLMDTLNSMNRVQQVELICEYNDLKTELTDYLRRFADEGTVVKREDIQHFFEEFQSRKRRRTNRMQYYCS